ACGATGAGCTCCTCGGGCAGCTCGTCGAGGTCGTAGACCTGCGTCCAGTTCAGGATCCGCTCGCCGTCGGGGAGGGCGTCGGGGATCTCGCGGGGGTGCGCGCCGGTGGCGATCAGCACCGCGTCCGCGATCAGCCCCTCGGTCGTACCGTCCGCCGCGGTCACCGTCACCTTGCGCGAACCGTCCGGCGCCTGACCCGGCTCCAGCCGCCCGCGCCCGCGCATCACCCGGCCGCCGGCGCGGGTCACGGAAGCGGTGATGTCATGCGACTGGGCGAGCGCGAGGCGCTTGACCCGCCGGTTGACCTTCCCCAGGTCCACCCCGACGACGCGGGCCGGCCGCTCGTTGTACGGGGTGTCGTCCTCGACGATGATGCCGAGCTCTTCGTACGACGAATCGAAGGTGGTCATCACCTCGGCCGTGGCGATGAGGGTCTTCGACGGGACGCAGTCGGTGAGCACCGACGCCCCGCCCAGACCGTCGCAGTCGACGACGGTCACCTCCGCGCCGAGAGAGGCCGCCACCAGGGCCGCTTCGTATCCGCCGGGTCCGCCACCGATGATCACGATCCGAGTCACGTACTCCATTGTCCCGCACGCCCGTACGTGCCTCTCGCCCGGGGGCGGGGAGGACGGCCGGGGGCGGGGCGGATGGGCGGGGGAGGCGTGGGGGGCGGTGCGGGGACGGGGTTGGGTGTTGTGGGGGGCCGGGGTGGGGCGGGGGTGGCGTTGGGGTGCCGGAGGGAGTGGGGCGGTGGATGGCACGGGGGTGGCGTAGAGGCGGTGCAGGGTCGGCGGGGGCATTGGGGTGCCTGGGGGGGGCGTGGAGGTGGCGTGGGGGTGCCGGGGACGGTGTCGAGGCGGTGCGGGGCCGACCCGGGGCTCCTTGCGCCGACCGGGCACGCTCCGCCCTGCCCCGTCGCCCGAAACTCCGGTACCACGAGCCCGACGGGCAACCTCCCGTACCCTCGGAACCATGTCGCTCTACGCCGCGTACGCCGGCAACCTCGACGCGCGGCTGATGTCCCGCCGCGCACCGCACTCGCCGCTGCGCGGCACCGGCTGGCTCAACGGCTGGCGGCTCACCTTCGGCGGCGAGCAGATGGGCTGGGAGGGCGCGCTGGCGACGGTCGTCGAGGACCCGGACTCCCAGCTCTTCGTCGCGCTCTACGACATCGCCCCCATGGACGAGGAGTCCATGGACCGCTGGGAGGGCGTCGGCATGGACATCTACCGCCGGATGCGGGTACGGGTCCACACCCTCGAAGGCGACGAGACCGCCTGGATCTACGTCCTCAACGGCTACGAGGGCGGCCTCCCCTCCGCCCGCTACCTGGGCGAAATCGCCGACGCCGCCGAATCGGCCGGCGCCCCCCACGACTACGTCATGGAACTCCGCAAACGCCCCTGCTGACACCGCCCACAGGCAGCGACCTCGGCTGGGGCTGAGGCTGGAGCTGAGGCTGGGACCGGGGTGACGGCAGCGACCTCGGCCGAGGGCTGGGGGCGACCTTCGGGCGGCAAGCGCGGGTCGTGCGCCTCCTCTCCTCATCCGGGAGCGAGCGAGGCGTACTGATGTACAGCGGTACGGGAGCACGCCGGGGCGCGGCCGGCGGAGACTTAGGGATGTACGCGGCCGGAGCCTGAGGGATGTGTCAGGGCTCACCCGAGCGCGCGGAGGCGCGCATACGCCGGAGACGCGCATCACGCCGGGAGCACGAGCCGAGGACCGCCCGGGACCCCGGATCGCCTCGCTCTTACCAGGCCAAGACACTCCCCCTCAGGGCCGGAGCACATCCCCAGGCCCCGAAGATCATCCCCTTCGAGGGCCGAAATCCATCCCCCTCGAAGTCCACCTCGGGCCCATGTCGAGGGCTTCCTGAAGCCCATTTGGCGGAAGCCACAAGACAACGATTCCAGGACCGTGAGCAGCGACATCTACGCGCGTAGGGGAATACCGGCTACCCTCGTCCGCGTGAACGCATCTGTTACCCCGGACATCGCGCGCGACCCGCAGGGCGCCGCCGACGCCGCCGCCGCCCGCCTGCGCGAGCTGACCGGCGCCGAGACCCACGACGTCGCCCTGGTGATGGGCTCCGGCTGGGCGCCGGCCGCCGAGGCCCTGGGCGCGCCCGAGCACGAGTTCCCCGTCACCGAGCTGCCCGGCTTCCCCGCCCCGGCGGTCGCCGGACACGGCGGCAAGATCCGCTCCTACCAGATCGGCGACAAGCGAGCGCTGGTCTTCCTGGGCCGGACCCACTACTACGAGGGCCGCGGTGTCGCCGCCGTCGCCCACGGCGTCCGTACCGCCGCCGCGGCCGGCTGCAAGACCATCGTGCTCACCAACGGGTGCGGCGGTCTGCGCGAGGGCATGCGCCCCGGCCAGCCGGTCCTGATCAGCGACCACCTCAACCTCACCGCCACCTCCCCCATCGTCGGCGCGAACTTCGTCGACCTGACCGACCTGTACTCGCCGCGGCTGCGCGCGCTGTGCAAGGAGGTCGACCCGAGCCTGGAGGAGGGCGTCTACGCGCAGTTCCCCGGCCCGCACTACGAGACCCCGGCCGAGATCCGCATGATCCGCACGCTGGGCGCCGACCTGGTCGGCATGTCCACCGTCCTGGAGGCCATCGCGGCACGCGAGGCCGGCGCCGAGGTGCTGGGCCTGTCGCTGGTGACGAACCTCGCCGCCGGTATGACGGGCGAGCCGCTCAACCACGAAGAGGTCCTCCAGGCCGGCCGCGACTCCGCGACCCGGATGGGCGCACTGCTCGGCCAGGTCCTCAACAAGATCTAGCCGCCTTGTCGGCCGGGCGGGCTTGGGGCAACCACCCAGCCCGGCCAGCGGGCCCGAAGCCGCACGCCGCACGCCGCACTGGCCATTCGCCGGCTCTGGCTATTGGTCAGCTCCGGCTGCTGGTCGGTTCTGGCTGCTAGTCGACTCTGGCTATTGGCCGGCTCGGGCCGTCGGACAGTTGCGGCTACGGGACGACTCCGGCTGAGGGTCGCTCCCGACTAGCGGTCGACTTCGACTGGGCGCCTGCCGTTCGTTCGTCGCCCATCATTCATCGTCGTTCGTCGCCCATCGTCCCTCGTCGTTCCTCGTCGCTCGCCCTCGCTCGTCTGCCGGGCCTTGGGCGCCGCCGCCTCCTCCCTTTCACTACGGCAACGATTACGGAACGTAGTTTAGTTCCGGAGATGGTTACATTCTGTGACGGCTCGGGGGGTGGGGTCAAGGCCGCGCGGGCGCAGGGCCGGGCGGGTGGCTGGTTGGCGTCGTTCGTCCCGCGCGCGGGGTAAGGGGTACGAGCCGGGCGCGCACGGCTCGGCGTACGCCCCGCAGTCCCGGGCGCACGCCGTGCTGAGCGGCGGACGTCCGGCAGCCCCAAGGCCCGCCCCGCATGTCGCCTCGTCACGCACCCAGCACCCACAGGCACATGTCACCTCATCACGCACCCACAGGCAGGAGCATCACGTGGCTACCGATCCCGCGGAGCTGATCAACCGGGCCAAGGCATGGCTGGCCGAGGACCCCGACCCGGAGACCCGGGACGAGCTGGCCAAGCTCATCGACGGCGCCGGCGACGCCGACATCACGGCCGAGCTGGCCGCCCGGTTCGCCGGCACCCTCCAGTTCGGCACCGCCGGGCTGCGCGGGGAACTGGGCGCGGGCCCGATGCGGATGAACCGCGCGGTGGTCATCCGGGCCGCGGCCGGCCTCGCCGCGTACCTGAAGGCGAAGGGCGAGGGCTCCGGGCTGGTCGTCATCGGGTACGACGCGCGCCACAAGAGCGCCGACTTCGCGCGGGACACGGCGGCCGTGATGGTCGGCGCGGGCCTGCGTGCCGCGCTGCTGCCGCGCCCGCTGCCCACCCCCGTGCTGGCGTTCGCCATCCGGCACCTCGGCGCGGTGGCCGGCGTCGAGGTCACCGCCAGCCACAACCCGCCGCGGGACAACGGCTACAAGGTCTATCTGGGCGACGGCTCGCAGATCGTGCCGCCCGCGGACGGTGAGATCGCCGCCGAGATCGCCGCGGTGCGCTCGCTGACGGACGTACCGCGCCCCGAGTCCGGCTGGGAGGTCCTCGACGACGCGGTGACCGCCGCCTATCTGGCGCGCACCGACGCCGTGCTGACCCCCGGGTCGCCCCGTGACATCGGCGTCGTCTACACGCCGATGCACGGCGTCGGCCGGGACGTCCTCCTCGCCGCGTTCGACCGGGCGGGCTTCCCGGCCCCCACGGTCGTCCAGGAGCAGGCCGAGCCGGACCCGGACTTCCCGACGGTCGCATTCCCCAACCCGGAGGAGCCGGGCGCGATGGACCTCGCGTTCGCGACCGCCCGGGCGAGGGCCGCGGCGGGCGGGCCTGACGTGGACATCGTGATCGCCAACGACCCCGACGCGGACCGTTGCGCGGTCGCCGTCCCGGCCCCCGGTACGCCGGACGGCTGGCGGATGCTGCGCGGCGACGAGGTGGGCGCGCTGCTCGCCGCCCACCTGGTCAGCAAGCGGGCGTCCGGCACCTTCGCCACGACGATCGTCTCCTCCCAGTTGATGTCCCGTATCGCCGCCGCCGCGTCGCTCCCCTACGAGGAGACGCTGACCGGCTTCAAGTGGCTGGCCCGGGTGGACGGCCTGCGGTACGCGTACGAGGAGGCGCTGGGCTACTGCGTCGACCCGGAGGGCGTACGCGACAAGGACGGCATCACCGCGGCCCTGCTGGTGACCGAGCTGGCCGCGGAGCTCAAGCGGGACGGGCGTTCGCTCAGCGATCTGCTGGACGACCTCGCGGTGGAGTTCGGGCTGCACGCCACCGACCAGCTGTCGGTCCGTGTGGAGGACCTGTCGCTGATCGCCACGGCGATGCGCCGGCTGCGCGAGCAGCCGCCGACCGTGTTGGCCGGGCTGTCCGTGACCCGTGCCGACGACCTGACGAAGGGCACCGAGACGCTGCCGCCGACCGACGGTCTGCGGTACTACCTCGCCGGTTCCCCGGACGCGGGCATCGAGTCCGCGCGGGTCGTGGTGCGTCCCAGTGGCACCGAGCCGAAGCTGAAGTGCTATCTGGAGGTCGTGGTCCCAGTGGCGACGGCGCAGGCACTGCCGGAGGCCCGGGAGAAGGCGACCGCGACGCTGGCCGCGATCAAGGCGGACGTGGCCGCGGCGGCCGGCATCTGACGAGCGAGGGGCGCACCGGGCCGTGAGGATCGATCGATCGATCGGTTCTTACGGCCCGGTAGACCCTCAAGGCTCGATCGGCCCTCACGGCCCCGGTAGACCGTCACGGCTCGACCGGTCCTTACAGCCCCGGCAGGCCCCTCCCCCGGCCCGGCCCCGCCCGCCCCGTCACACCGCGATCAGGACCGCCAGGCCGATCGCGCCCAGTACGGCCGGGGCGATGACCGGGTACGACCAGCGCACGACCGGTTCGTTCGCGCTCCGTCCATCCGTACGCCCGTCCGTCCGCGCGTCCGTCCCCGCGGCCGTCCGTACGTCCGCGCGCCGCTCGGCTCGTTCCTTGAGGTCGCGGAGTTCGTCGAGGGCCTGGTCGGCGGCGGCGCGCGGGGGCGGGCCGGCGTCGGCGTTCGGGCCGAAGCGGGGGCGGGTCCCGTCCGCGCCGCGCGTTGCCTGCCGGCCGGCCTTCTTGCGCTGGCGCAGCGAGACCGGGATGGCCCACAGCTGGTACTTGCCGGTGGTGGTGAAGACCTCGGTGGAGAAGGACGCCCGCAGGTCCTCGACGGCGCCCCAGGGCAGGGTGATCGTGCGGAACGGGTTGCGGACCGTCAGCGTGTCGTCGCCCGCGCGTACCAGGGGCCGCAGGGTGTAGGCGGTGACCAGGGGCACGCCGAGCAGCAGGGCGCACACGGCCGTGAGCCTGGTGTGGGTGTCGCCGCGCAGGAGCGCGTCGCCGGCGAGCCAGACCCCGAGCAGCAGGAGCAGGATGCCGCCGACGAGGGCCGCGGGTGAGCGGTAGGTGCGCTCGGCGTACCGCGGCGGGGTCGGGGTGGCGGGTTCCTGGCTCGTCATGTCGCCGATTCTGCCTGACCGTCCGGATGCCGGACATTGCGTTACGGCATCATTCGCGGCGGGGGACGGATTCGGCCGGGTGAGGGGGTGACATTGCGCTACGCGCGTAGATATGCTCCCCTCGTGACCATGCCCATCACTGTTCCCGCATACGGCAAGGAAGCCGCGGGGCGTCTGGCGTCAATGGCGGACGTGACCGCCGACGACGGTGCGCTGCGCCGCTTCCTCCACGGCCTCCCGGGGGTCGACGCGGTCGGCCTCGAAGCCCGCGCCGCCACCCTCGGCACCCGCTCGATCAAGACGACGGCGAAGGCGTACGCCATCGACCTGGCCATCTCGATGATCGACCTGACGACCCTCGAAGGCGCGGACACCCCGGGCAAGGTCCGGGCGCTGTGCGCCAAGGGCAGCAACCCGGACCCGACCGACCGGACCGCCCCGAAGGTCGCGGCGATCTGCGTCTACCCCGACATGGTCGCGACGGCCAAGGAGGCGCTCCGCAGCAGCGGCGCCCCGGACATCCACGTCGCGTCCGTCGCCACCGCCTTCCCGGCCGGCCGTGCCGCGCTGCCGGTCAAGCTGGCCGACACCCGGGACGCGGTCGCGGCCGGCGCCGACGAGATCGACATGGTGATCGACCGGGGGGCGTTCCTCTCCGGCCGTTACCTGGAGGTCTTCGAGGAGATCAAGGCCGTCAAGGAGGCGTGCGCCCGCCCGGACGGGAGCGCCGCGCACCTGAAGGTCATCTTCGAGACCGGTGAGCTGCAGACGTACGACAACGTGCGCCGGGTCTCCTGGCTGGCGATGCTGGCCGGCGCGGACTTCATCAAGACCTCGACCGGGAAGGTCGCGGTCAACGCCACCCCGCCGGTGACGCTGCTGATGCTGGAGGCGGTGCGCGACTTCCACGCCGCGACCGGCGTCCAGGTCGGGGTGAAGCCGGCCGGCGGCATCCGTACGACCAAGGACGCGCTCAAGTACCTGGTGATGGTCAACGAGACGCTCGGCGAGCCCTGGCTGACCGCCGACTGGTTCCGCTTCGGCGCCTCCAGCCTCCTCAACGACCTGCTGATGCAGCGCCAGAAGCTCAGCACCGGCCGGTACTCCGGCCCCGACTACGTCACGGTGGACTGAGGCTCCCATGACCTTCGATTACGCACCCGCACCCGAGTCCCGCGCGGTCGTCGACATCGCGCCGTCCTACGGCCTGTTCATCGACGGGGAGTTCGCCCCGGCATCCGACGGCAAGGCCTTCAAGACCGTCTCCCCCTCGTCGGAGGAGGCCCTCTCCGAGGTGGCGCAGGCGAGCGCCGAGGACGTCGACCGTGCCGTGAGGGCCGCCCGCAAGGCGTTCGAGAAGTGGTCGGCGCTGCCGGGCGCCGAGCGCGCCAAGTACCTGTTCCGGATCGCCCGGATCATCCAGGAGCGCTCGCGTGAGCTGGCGGTCCTGGAGTCGCTGGACAACGGCAAGCCGATCCGGGAGTCGCGGGACGCCGATCTGCCGCTGGTCGCCGCGCACTTCTTCTACTACGCGGGCTGGGCCGACAAGCTCGACCACGCGGGGTACGGCCCGAACCCGCGCCCCCTGGGTGTCGCGGGCCAGGTCATCCCCTGGAACTTCCCGCTGCTGATGCTGGCGTGGAAGATCGCCCCGGCGCTGGCGACGGGCAACACGGTGGTCCTGAAGCCGGCCGAGACGACGCCGCTGTCCGCGTTGTTCTTCGCGGACATCTGCCGTCAGGCGGGTCTGCCCAAGGGCGTCGTGAACATCCTCACCGGGGACGGTTCGACGGGCGCGGCGCTGGTCGGGCACCCGGACGTCGACAAGGTCGCCTTCACCGGCTCCACCGAGGTCGGCAAGGCCATCGCCCGTACGGTCGCCGGTACGGACAAGAGGGTCACCCTCGAACTGGGCGGCAAGGCGGCGAACATCGTCTTCGACGACGCCCCGATCGACCAGGCCGTCGAGGGCATCGTCAACGGCATCTTCTTCAACCAGGGGCACGTCTGCTGCGCCGGGTCCCGGCTACTGGTGCAGGAGTCCGTCCAGGACGAGCTGCTGGAGGCGCTGAAGCGCCGGATGCGGACGTTGCGGGTGGGTGATCCGCTGGACAAGAACACCGACATCGGCGCGATCAACTCCGCCGAGCAGCTGGCCCGGATCACGGCGCTGGCGGACGCGGGCGAGGCCGAGGGCGCCGAGCGCTGGGCGCCGGACTGCGAACTGCCCGGCTCGGGTTACTGGTTCGCGCCGACCCTGTTCACGGGTGTCACCCAGGCGCACCGCATCGCCCGTGAGGAGATCTTCGGGCCGGTGCTGTCCGTGCTGACGTTCCGTACGCCGGCGGAGGCCGTGGAGAAGGCCAACAACACGCCGTACGGGCTGTCGGCGGGCATCTGGACGGAGAAGGGTTCGCGGATGCTGTGGATGGCGAGCAAGCTGCGGGCGGGCGTCATCTGGTCCAACACGTTCAACAAGTTCGACCCGGCTTCGCCGTTCGGCGGGTACAAGGAGTCGGGCTTCGGCCGCGAGGGTGGCCGGCACGGTCTGGAGGCGTACCTCAATGTCTGATCGGCTGAGCGTTCTCAAGACCTACAAGCTGTACGTCGGGGGCAAGTT
The sequence above is a segment of the Streptomyces lydicus genome. Coding sequences within it:
- a CDS encoding purine-nucleoside phosphorylase; protein product: MNASVTPDIARDPQGAADAAAARLRELTGAETHDVALVMGSGWAPAAEALGAPEHEFPVTELPGFPAPAVAGHGGKIRSYQIGDKRALVFLGRTHYYEGRGVAAVAHGVRTAAAAGCKTIVLTNGCGGLREGMRPGQPVLISDHLNLTATSPIVGANFVDLTDLYSPRLRALCKEVDPSLEEGVYAQFPGPHYETPAEIRMIRTLGADLVGMSTVLEAIAAREAGAEVLGLSLVTNLAAGMTGEPLNHEEVLQAGRDSATRMGALLGQVLNKI
- a CDS encoding PH domain-containing protein, which gives rise to MTSQEPATPTPPRYAERTYRSPAALVGGILLLLLGVWLAGDALLRGDTHTRLTAVCALLLGVPLVTAYTLRPLVRAGDDTLTVRNPFRTITLPWGAVEDLRASFSTEVFTTTGKYQLWAIPVSLRQRKKAGRQATRGADGTRPRFGPNADAGPPPRAAADQALDELRDLKERAERRADVRTAAGTDARTDGRTDGRSANEPVVRWSYPVIAPAVLGAIGLAVLIAV
- a CDS encoding gamma-glutamylcyclotransferase, which gives rise to MSLYAAYAGNLDARLMSRRAPHSPLRGTGWLNGWRLTFGGEQMGWEGALATVVEDPDSQLFVALYDIAPMDEESMDRWEGVGMDIYRRMRVRVHTLEGDETAWIYVLNGYEGGLPSARYLGEIADAAESAGAPHDYVMELRKRPC
- a CDS encoding phospho-sugar mutase; its protein translation is MATDPAELINRAKAWLAEDPDPETRDELAKLIDGAGDADITAELAARFAGTLQFGTAGLRGELGAGPMRMNRAVVIRAAAGLAAYLKAKGEGSGLVVIGYDARHKSADFARDTAAVMVGAGLRAALLPRPLPTPVLAFAIRHLGAVAGVEVTASHNPPRDNGYKVYLGDGSQIVPPADGEIAAEIAAVRSLTDVPRPESGWEVLDDAVTAAYLARTDAVLTPGSPRDIGVVYTPMHGVGRDVLLAAFDRAGFPAPTVVQEQAEPDPDFPTVAFPNPEEPGAMDLAFATARARAAAGGPDVDIVIANDPDADRCAVAVPAPGTPDGWRMLRGDEVGALLAAHLVSKRASGTFATTIVSSQLMSRIAAAASLPYEETLTGFKWLARVDGLRYAYEEALGYCVDPEGVRDKDGITAALLVTELAAELKRDGRSLSDLLDDLAVEFGLHATDQLSVRVEDLSLIATAMRRLREQPPTVLAGLSVTRADDLTKGTETLPPTDGLRYYLAGSPDAGIESARVVVRPSGTEPKLKCYLEVVVPVATAQALPEAREKATATLAAIKADVAAAAGI
- the deoC gene encoding deoxyribose-phosphate aldolase, whose protein sequence is MPITVPAYGKEAAGRLASMADVTADDGALRRFLHGLPGVDAVGLEARAATLGTRSIKTTAKAYAIDLAISMIDLTTLEGADTPGKVRALCAKGSNPDPTDRTAPKVAAICVYPDMVATAKEALRSSGAPDIHVASVATAFPAGRAALPVKLADTRDAVAAGADEIDMVIDRGAFLSGRYLEVFEEIKAVKEACARPDGSAAHLKVIFETGELQTYDNVRRVSWLAMLAGADFIKTSTGKVAVNATPPVTLLMLEAVRDFHAATGVQVGVKPAGGIRTTKDALKYLVMVNETLGEPWLTADWFRFGASSLLNDLLMQRQKLSTGRYSGPDYVTVD
- a CDS encoding aldehyde dehydrogenase family protein, whose product is MTFDYAPAPESRAVVDIAPSYGLFIDGEFAPASDGKAFKTVSPSSEEALSEVAQASAEDVDRAVRAARKAFEKWSALPGAERAKYLFRIARIIQERSRELAVLESLDNGKPIRESRDADLPLVAAHFFYYAGWADKLDHAGYGPNPRPLGVAGQVIPWNFPLLMLAWKIAPALATGNTVVLKPAETTPLSALFFADICRQAGLPKGVVNILTGDGSTGAALVGHPDVDKVAFTGSTEVGKAIARTVAGTDKRVTLELGGKAANIVFDDAPIDQAVEGIVNGIFFNQGHVCCAGSRLLVQESVQDELLEALKRRMRTLRVGDPLDKNTDIGAINSAEQLARITALADAGEAEGAERWAPDCELPGSGYWFAPTLFTGVTQAHRIAREEIFGPVLSVLTFRTPAEAVEKANNTPYGLSAGIWTEKGSRMLWMASKLRAGVIWSNTFNKFDPASPFGGYKESGFGREGGRHGLEAYLNV